One stretch of Bradyrhizobium canariense DNA includes these proteins:
- a CDS encoding LemA family protein, with the protein MSTGWIVLGVIVILVLFAFGAYNRLVTLSQRVNQAFADIDVQLKQRHDLIPNLVETVKGYAAHERGTLDDVVKARSAAISAQGPAQVSAAENQLSGALGRLIALSEAYPDLKANANFQQLANELSDLENKIAASRRFFNNAVQEYNTGIQQMPAALFAGTFGFTHKDFFDLGASRTEVEQAPAVKF; encoded by the coding sequence ATGTCGACCGGCTGGATCGTTCTCGGCGTCATCGTCATTCTCGTTCTCTTTGCATTTGGCGCCTATAACCGCCTCGTTACGCTCAGCCAGCGCGTCAATCAGGCCTTCGCCGATATCGATGTGCAGCTCAAGCAGCGCCATGACCTGATTCCAAATCTGGTCGAGACCGTGAAGGGTTATGCCGCGCATGAGCGCGGCACGCTGGACGATGTCGTCAAGGCCCGCAGCGCCGCGATCTCGGCGCAAGGGCCGGCTCAGGTTTCCGCCGCGGAGAACCAGTTGAGCGGCGCGCTCGGCCGGCTGATCGCGCTGTCGGAGGCGTATCCGGACCTCAAGGCCAACGCCAACTTCCAGCAACTGGCGAACGAGCTGTCGGACCTCGAGAACAAGATCGCCGCCAGCCGCCGCTTCTTCAACAATGCGGTCCAGGAATACAACACCGGCATTCAGCAAATGCCCGCCGCGCTGTTCGCAGGCACATTCGGCTTCACCCACAAGGATTTCTTCGACCTTGGCGCCAGCCGCACCGAAGTCGAGCAGGCGCCAGCGGTGAAATTCTGA
- a CDS encoding cytochrome c1, protein MSGPSDYQPTNPAVKWIERRLPIFGLVHSSFVAYPTPRNLNYWWTFGAILSMMLVVQILTGVILAMHYTPNADLAFRSVEGIVRDVNYGWLLRNMHAAGASMFFLAVYIHMFRGLYYGSYKEPREILWILGVIIYLLMMATGFMGYVLPWGQMSFWGATVITNLFSAVPYFGESIVTLLWGGYSVGNPTLNRFFSLHYLLPFVIAGVVVLHVWALHVAGQNNPTGVEPKTEKDTVPFTPYATIKDMFGVSCFLIFFAWFIFYMPNYLGDADNYIPANPGVTPQHIVPEWYYLPFYAILRSIPNKLAGVTAMFSAIIVLAFLPWLDSAKTRSSKYRPLAKQFFWIFVVVCVLLGYLGAQPPEGIYVIAGRVLTFCYFAYFLILLPLLSRIETPRPLPNSIAADVLSKTGSKSAPMVSTVIALMVAGTLFAGSAQNARAAEDDTPPSQSWSFAGPFGKFDRGALQRGLKVYKEVCSNCHSLNYIAFRNLADPGGPGFSEAQAAAFASDYKIKDGPNDQGDMFERPGRPADYFPAPFPNEQAARAANGGAAPPDLSLITKARSYERGFPQFIFDFFTQFQEQGPNYVDAILQGFDDKVPAGVTIPDGSYYNKYFPGHAIKMPKPLSDGQVTFDDGSPVTVAQYAKDVATFLMWTAEPHMEARKRIGMQVFVFLILFAGLMYFTKKKVWANAH, encoded by the coding sequence ATGAGCGGACCATCCGACTACCAGCCGACCAATCCAGCCGTGAAGTGGATTGAACGGCGTCTCCCGATTTTCGGTCTCGTCCACTCCTCGTTCGTGGCCTATCCGACGCCACGCAACTTGAACTACTGGTGGACCTTCGGCGCCATCCTTTCGATGATGCTCGTGGTGCAGATCCTCACCGGCGTGATCCTGGCGATGCATTACACGCCGAACGCCGATCTCGCCTTCCGCTCGGTCGAAGGCATCGTCCGCGACGTCAATTACGGCTGGCTGTTGCGCAACATGCATGCGGCCGGCGCTTCGATGTTCTTCCTTGCCGTCTACATCCACATGTTCCGCGGCCTGTATTACGGGTCGTACAAGGAGCCGCGTGAAATCCTCTGGATCCTCGGCGTCATCATCTACCTGCTGATGATGGCCACCGGCTTCATGGGCTACGTGCTTCCCTGGGGCCAGATGAGCTTCTGGGGCGCCACCGTCATCACCAACCTGTTCTCGGCCGTGCCCTATTTCGGCGAGAGCATCGTGACTTTGCTGTGGGGTGGATATTCCGTCGGCAACCCGACTCTGAACCGCTTCTTCTCACTGCATTACCTGCTGCCGTTCGTGATCGCCGGCGTCGTGGTGCTGCACGTCTGGGCGCTGCATGTCGCAGGCCAGAACAATCCGACCGGCGTCGAGCCGAAGACGGAAAAGGACACCGTGCCGTTCACGCCTTACGCGACCATCAAGGACATGTTCGGCGTCTCCTGCTTCCTGATCTTCTTCGCCTGGTTCATCTTCTACATGCCGAACTATCTCGGCGACGCCGACAACTACATCCCCGCCAATCCCGGCGTGACGCCGCAGCACATCGTGCCGGAATGGTATTATTTGCCGTTCTACGCGATCCTGCGCTCGATCCCGAACAAGCTCGCGGGCGTCACCGCGATGTTCTCGGCGATCATCGTGCTGGCGTTCCTGCCCTGGCTCGACAGCGCCAAGACGCGCTCGTCCAAATACCGTCCGCTGGCGAAACAGTTCTTCTGGATCTTCGTCGTCGTCTGCGTGCTGCTCGGCTATCTCGGCGCGCAGCCGCCGGAAGGCATCTACGTGATCGCAGGCCGCGTCCTGACCTTCTGCTACTTCGCCTATTTCCTGATCCTGTTGCCGCTGCTCAGCCGGATCGAAACGCCGCGGCCGCTGCCGAACTCTATCGCCGCCGACGTGCTGTCCAAAACCGGCAGCAAATCGGCACCGATGGTGTCGACGGTGATTGCCCTCATGGTTGCTGGTACGCTGTTCGCCGGCAGCGCGCAAAACGCCCGCGCGGCGGAGGACGATACGCCGCCGTCGCAGAGCTGGTCGTTCGCCGGCCCCTTCGGTAAGTTCGATCGCGGAGCGTTGCAGCGCGGCCTGAAGGTCTACAAGGAAGTCTGCTCCAACTGCCACAGCCTGAATTATATCGCGTTCCGCAATCTCGCCGATCCCGGCGGTCCCGGTTTCTCGGAAGCTCAGGCGGCGGCCTTCGCGTCCGACTATAAGATCAAGGATGGCCCGAACGATCAGGGCGACATGTTCGAACGGCCGGGCCGGCCCGCCGATTACTTCCCTGCGCCGTTCCCCAACGAGCAGGCCGCGCGCGCGGCCAATGGTGGGGCTGCGCCTCCCGACCTGTCGCTGATCACGAAAGCCCGTTCCTATGAGCGCGGTTTCCCGCAATTCATCTTCGATTTCTTCACGCAATTCCAGGAGCAGGGCCCGAACTATGTCGACGCCATCCTGCAGGGCTTCGACGACAAGGTGCCGGCCGGCGTGACCATTCCGGACGGCTCCTACTACAATAAATATTTCCCGGGCCACGCCATCAAGATGCCGAAGCCGTTGAGCGACGGTCAGGTGACGTTTGACGACGGGTCGCCGGTGACGGTTGCGCAATACGCCAAGGACGTTGCCACGTTCCTGATGTGGACGGCGGAGCCGCACATGGAGGCGCGCAAGCGGATCGGCATGCAGGTGTTCGTGTTCCTGATCCTGTTCGCAGGCCTGATGTACTTCACCAAAAAGAAGGTCTGGGCCAACGCGCACTGA
- a CDS encoding M48 family metalloprotease, with protein sequence MAAYGLYTHIASNRFRSMLLLAGLFLLVYVVVYAGALIIEVVNNSNGTVDYYLTVAFADVIRTLPYSTGAAALWIVIAYFFHQSIIDAVTGGENVTRQQEPRLYNLLENLCISRGIPMPKLKIVESGALNAYATGLNQRQYAVTVTRGLLNALNDQEIEAVLGHELTHIRNGDVQMMVIAVIIAGVVGFFAELLFRSFTGFGNYGWGYGGGSSWRSSSSSSSSSSSDSGGDRKSSGGGAVIIIVILAVVLIALAWLLSQLVRLALSRSRELLADAGSVELTKNPDAMISALRKIEGRGELPGATSAVMELCVDNPREGFSDLFATHPSVDQRVQALVKFAGGHDPGPLALPAPDDPTQTPANGQVPSPVPSGPWGSPADSGAAPQVPPQGPLQGPWSDPAGPWGRH encoded by the coding sequence ATGGCGGCGTACGGTCTTTACACGCACATCGCTTCGAACAGGTTTCGTTCGATGCTGCTGCTCGCCGGGCTGTTTCTTCTGGTCTACGTGGTGGTCTACGCCGGCGCGCTGATCATCGAAGTGGTGAACAACAGCAACGGGACGGTCGACTATTATCTGACCGTGGCGTTTGCGGACGTCATCAGGACTCTTCCCTATTCGACCGGGGCGGCCGCGCTGTGGATCGTGATCGCCTACTTCTTCCATCAATCGATCATCGACGCAGTCACCGGTGGCGAGAACGTCACGCGGCAGCAGGAACCCCGGCTCTATAATTTGCTGGAAAACCTCTGCATCTCGCGCGGCATTCCGATGCCGAAACTGAAGATCGTGGAGAGCGGCGCGCTGAACGCCTACGCGACCGGGCTCAACCAGCGCCAATACGCCGTCACCGTCACCAGGGGCCTCCTGAACGCGCTCAACGATCAGGAGATCGAGGCCGTGCTGGGCCACGAGCTCACCCACATCCGCAACGGCGACGTGCAGATGATGGTGATCGCGGTGATCATTGCCGGCGTGGTCGGCTTCTTCGCCGAACTGCTGTTCCGCAGTTTCACCGGCTTCGGCAATTATGGCTGGGGTTACGGCGGCGGTTCGTCGTGGCGGTCGTCGTCGTCGTCCTCGTCATCTTCCTCCTCGGACAGCGGCGGCGACCGGAAAAGTTCGGGTGGCGGCGCGGTCATTATCATCGTGATCCTCGCGGTCGTGCTGATTGCGCTGGCCTGGCTGCTGTCGCAGCTGGTTCGGCTGGCGCTGTCACGGTCGCGCGAACTGCTCGCCGACGCCGGATCGGTCGAGCTGACGAAGAATCCCGACGCCATGATCTCGGCCTTGCGCAAGATCGAAGGCCGCGGCGAACTGCCTGGCGCGACCTCGGCGGTGATGGAACTCTGCGTCGACAATCCGCGCGAGGGTTTTTCGGACCTGTTTGCAACCCACCCTTCCGTGGACCAGCGCGTGCAGGCGCTGGTGAAATTCGCCGGCGGTCACGATCCCGGGCCGCTCGCTCTGCCCGCGCCGGACGACCCGACGCAAACGCCGGCCAATGGCCAGGTTCCCTCGCCCGTGCCGTCGGGTCCCTGGGGTTCCCCTGCGGATTCCGGTGCTGCGCCGCAGGTCCCGCCACAGGGTCCTTTGCAGGGCCCGTGGAGCGATCCGGCCGGTCCGTGGGGTCGTCATTAA
- a CDS encoding dienelactone hydrolase family protein, with product MGTSITFKRPDGKEAHGYLANAARGNAPGVVVIQEWWGLSDQIKGLCDRFAVAGFDALAPDLYKGKVVPYHDTDAAGKEMNSLDFIDATTQTVRGAVQYLSRNGAKVGLTGFCLGGAVTIIGAARVPELAAGVVFYGIPPEQAAKPADIKIPLQAHFANKDDWCTPQLVDGFEKAMKAAGKSLELFRYDAEHAFVNEQRMAVHDREAAELAWGRATEFFKKHLG from the coding sequence ATGGGCACCAGCATCACGTTCAAGCGTCCCGACGGCAAGGAAGCTCACGGCTATCTCGCCAACGCCGCGCGCGGCAATGCGCCGGGCGTGGTGGTGATCCAGGAATGGTGGGGGCTGTCGGACCAGATCAAGGGGCTGTGCGACCGCTTCGCGGTGGCTGGCTTCGACGCGTTGGCGCCAGATCTCTACAAGGGCAAGGTGGTGCCGTATCACGACACGGATGCGGCCGGCAAAGAGATGAACTCGCTGGATTTCATCGATGCCACCACGCAGACCGTGCGCGGCGCGGTGCAGTATCTGTCGAGGAACGGCGCCAAGGTCGGCCTGACCGGTTTCTGCCTCGGCGGCGCCGTGACCATCATCGGCGCTGCCAGGGTGCCGGAGCTGGCCGCGGGCGTGGTGTTCTACGGCATTCCGCCGGAGCAGGCGGCAAAGCCCGCCGACATCAAGATTCCGCTGCAGGCGCATTTCGCCAACAAGGACGATTGGTGCACGCCGCAACTGGTCGACGGGTTCGAGAAGGCCATGAAGGCCGCCGGCAAATCGCTGGAGCTGTTCCGCTATGACGCCGAACACGCCTTCGTCAACGAGCAGCGGATGGCGGTGCACGACCGTGAGGCGGCAGAGCTGGCCTGGGGCCGCGCCACGGAGTTTTTCAAAAAGCATCTGGGGTGA
- a CDS encoding adenine phosphoribosyltransferase yields MTFEYDLRATVRTIPDYPKPGILFRDITTLLGDARAFRRAVDELVHPWAGSKIDKVAGIEARGFILGGAVAHQVSAGFVPIRKKGKLPHTTVRIAYSLEYGLDEMEMHADAIHPGERVILVDDLIATGGTAEGAVKLLRQIGADVVAACFIIDLPDLGGAAKLRAMDVPVRTLMAFDGH; encoded by the coding sequence ATGACTTTTGAATATGATTTAAGGGCCACTGTCCGCACCATCCCTGACTATCCGAAGCCGGGAATCCTGTTTCGCGATATCACCACGCTGCTTGGCGACGCGCGTGCGTTCCGCCGCGCGGTCGATGAGCTGGTGCATCCCTGGGCCGGCTCGAAGATCGACAAGGTCGCCGGCATCGAGGCGCGCGGCTTCATTCTCGGCGGCGCGGTCGCGCATCAGGTTTCCGCCGGCTTCGTGCCGATCCGCAAGAAGGGCAAGCTGCCGCATACCACAGTGCGCATCGCCTACTCGCTGGAATATGGCCTCGACGAGATGGAAATGCATGCCGACGCGATCCATCCTGGCGAGCGTGTAATCCTGGTCGACGATTTGATTGCCACCGGCGGCACCGCGGAGGGCGCCGTGAAACTGCTGCGCCAGATCGGCGCCGATGTGGTCGCAGCCTGCTTCATCATCGACCTGCCAGATCTCGGGGGCGCTGCGAAATTACGGGCGATGGATGTGCCGGTGCGAACGCTGATGGCCTTTGACGGGCACTGA
- a CDS encoding anthranilate synthase component I has product MNRTAFSLPAYSEYRTRSGLEVSRSVEQFTGGASRLDDLIDLLDRRRGVVLSSGTTVPGRYESFDLGFSDPPLRLETSGSDFSLAALNARGEVLIAFLADTLREPSVVISEKSAVRLAGHILRGPAPVEEDQRTRRASVMSLVRALVAAFGATDDPLLGLFGAFAYDLVFQIEDLVQKRAREKDQRDIVLYVPDRLLAYDRATGRGVVLSYEFAWKGKSTAGLPRETAESVYARTPRQGFADHAPGEYQATVETARAAFARGDLFEAVPGQLFAEPCDRSPAEVFQRLCRINPSPYGALMNLGDGEFLVSASPEMFVRSDGRRVETCPISGTIARGTDAIGDAEQIRQLLNSEKDEFELNMCTDVDRNDKARVCVPGSIKVLARRQIETYSKLFHTVDHVEGMLRPGFDSLDAFLTHAWAVTVTGAPKLWAMQFVEDNERSPRRWYAGAIGAVNFDGSINTGLTIRTIRMKDGLAEVRVGATCLFDSDPAAEDRECQVKAAALFQALRGDPPKRLSAVAPDATGSGKRVLLIDHDDSFVHMLADYFRQVGAAVTVVRYVHAQQMLSTKDYDLLVLSPGPGRPEDFGIAKTIGAALGKKLPIFGVCLGVQAIGEYFGGQLGQLGQPAHGRPSRVQVRGGRLMQNLPNEIVIGRYHSLFVERDSMPDVLSVTASTEDGVAMAIEHKTLPVGGVQFHPESLMSLGGEVGLRIVENAFRLAVPVN; this is encoded by the coding sequence ATGAACAGGACAGCTTTCTCGCTTCCCGCCTATAGCGAATACCGCACCCGCAGCGGCCTCGAGGTTTCGCGGTCAGTGGAGCAATTCACCGGTGGCGCCAGCAGGCTCGATGATCTGATCGATCTGCTCGACCGCCGTCGCGGGGTGGTGCTGTCGTCGGGCACCACGGTGCCTGGCCGCTATGAGAGCTTCGATCTCGGCTTCTCCGATCCGCCGCTGCGGCTGGAAACATCCGGCTCTGATTTTTCGCTGGCCGCGCTGAATGCGCGCGGCGAAGTGCTGATCGCCTTTCTCGCAGACACCTTGCGCGAGCCCAGCGTCGTCATCTCTGAGAAAAGCGCTGTCCGTCTTGCCGGTCATATCCTGCGCGGCCCAGCGCCGGTCGAGGAAGACCAGCGCACCCGCCGCGCCAGCGTGATGTCGCTGGTACGCGCGCTGGTGGCAGCGTTCGGCGCCACTGACGATCCGTTGCTCGGCCTGTTCGGCGCTTTCGCCTATGACCTCGTGTTCCAGATCGAGGACCTCGTGCAGAAGCGCGCGCGCGAGAAAGACCAGCGCGACATCGTGCTTTACGTGCCGGATCGGCTGCTGGCGTACGACCGCGCCACCGGGCGCGGTGTGGTGCTGTCTTACGAGTTCGCCTGGAAAGGAAAGTCCACCGCAGGTCTGCCGCGCGAAACTGCCGAGAGCGTCTATGCGAGGACGCCGCGGCAGGGGTTTGCCGATCATGCGCCAGGTGAATATCAGGCGACGGTTGAGACTGCGCGCGCGGCGTTCGCGCGCGGCGATCTGTTCGAGGCGGTGCCTGGGCAATTGTTCGCCGAGCCCTGCGATCGTTCGCCGGCGGAAGTGTTCCAGCGGCTATGCCGGATCAACCCCTCGCCCTATGGCGCGCTGATGAATCTCGGCGACGGCGAATTCCTGGTGTCGGCGTCGCCGGAAATGTTCGTGCGCTCCGACGGCAGGCGGGTCGAGACCTGCCCGATCTCGGGCACGATCGCGCGCGGCACCGACGCGATCGGCGACGCCGAGCAGATCCGGCAATTGCTGAATTCGGAAAAGGACGAATTCGAGCTCAACATGTGCACCGACGTCGATCGCAACGACAAGGCGCGCGTGTGCGTGCCCGGCAGCATCAAGGTGCTGGCGCGGCGGCAGATCGAGACCTACTCGAAGCTGTTTCATACCGTCGACCACGTCGAAGGCATGCTGCGGCCGGGCTTCGACTCGCTCGATGCATTCCTCACCCACGCCTGGGCGGTGACCGTGACCGGCGCTCCGAAATTGTGGGCGATGCAGTTCGTCGAGGACAACGAGCGCTCGCCGCGGCGCTGGTATGCCGGCGCGATCGGCGCGGTCAATTTCGACGGCAGTATCAACACCGGCCTGACGATCCGCACCATCCGCATGAAGGACGGCCTGGCCGAGGTGCGGGTCGGCGCCACCTGCCTGTTCGATTCCGATCCCGCCGCCGAGGACCGTGAATGCCAGGTCAAGGCGGCGGCGCTGTTTCAGGCACTGCGCGGCGATCCGCCAAAGCGGCTGTCTGCCGTTGCGCCCGACGCGACCGGCTCGGGCAAGCGGGTGCTGTTGATCGATCATGACGACAGCTTCGTTCACATGCTGGCGGATTATTTCCGGCAGGTCGGCGCCGCCGTCACCGTCGTGCGATACGTCCATGCCCAGCAGATGCTGAGCACCAAAGACTATGATCTCCTAGTGTTGTCGCCGGGACCGGGAAGGCCGGAAGATTTCGGGATTGCCAAGACGATCGGTGCGGCGCTCGGCAAGAAACTGCCGATCTTCGGCGTTTGCCTCGGGGTGCAGGCGATCGGCGAATATTTCGGCGGCCAGCTCGGCCAACTCGGCCAGCCGGCGCATGGCCGGCCATCGCGCGTTCAGGTGCGCGGCGGGCGGCTGATGCAGAACCTGCCCAATGAGATCGTGATCGGCCGTTATCATTCGCTCTTTGTCGAACGGGACAGCATGCCTGACGTGCTCAGCGTAACCGCGAGCACCGAAGACGGCGTTGCCATGGCGATCGAGCATAAGACGCTGCCGGTCGGCGGCGTGCAGTTTCATCCGGAATCACTGATGTCGCTCGGCGGCGAAGTCGGCTTGCGCATCGTGGAGAATGCATTCCGGCTTGCGGTGCCGGTCAATTGA
- the petA gene encoding ubiquinol-cytochrome c reductase iron-sulfur subunit has product MTTASSAGSTRRDFLFVATGAAAAVGTVATIWPLVSQMNPDASTIAAGAPIEVDLKPIAEGQDIKVFWRGKPIYIMNRTKKQVDEARAVPVASLPDPATDQSRVKDGHDQWLVVIGICTHLGCIPIAHEGNYDGFFCPCHGSQYDSSGRIRQGPAPLNLAVPPYQFVSDTKIQIG; this is encoded by the coding sequence GTGACGACAGCGTCTTCGGCGGGCTCGACACGCCGTGATTTCCTCTTTGTTGCAACAGGAGCCGCCGCTGCGGTTGGCACAGTAGCCACGATATGGCCGCTCGTTTCCCAGATGAATCCGGACGCTTCGACGATCGCGGCGGGCGCGCCGATCGAGGTCGATCTGAAGCCGATCGCTGAAGGGCAGGACATCAAGGTGTTCTGGCGCGGCAAGCCGATCTACATCATGAACCGCACCAAGAAGCAGGTCGACGAGGCCCGCGCGGTGCCCGTGGCGAGCCTTCCCGATCCGGCCACCGACCAGTCCCGGGTCAAGGATGGCCACGACCAGTGGCTGGTCGTGATCGGCATCTGCACCCATCTCGGCTGTATCCCGATTGCGCATGAGGGCAATTACGACGGCTTCTTCTGCCCCTGCCACGGTTCGCAATACGACTCCTCGGGTCGTATTCGCCAGGGGCCGGCGCCCCTGAATCTGGCGGTCCCGCCCTATCAATTCGTCTCCGATACCAAAATCCAGATTGGCTGA
- a CDS encoding tRNA (cytidine(34)-2'-O)-methyltransferase, whose amino-acid sequence MQIALFQPDIPQNTGTILRLCACMDVAAHIIEPAGFAISDRRFRRAGMDYLDQVTLTRHDSWSKFDQWRKEAGYRLVLFTTKSASPYLDYQYRATDILLFGRETAGVTDEVAAAADAKLVIPIKPSLRSLNVAMAAAMALGEALRQTNAGVKETLR is encoded by the coding sequence ATGCAAATCGCGCTTTTCCAGCCCGACATCCCCCAGAACACCGGGACGATTCTGCGCCTTTGCGCATGCATGGACGTGGCGGCCCATATTATCGAGCCGGCCGGCTTCGCGATCTCCGATCGGCGCTTCCGCCGCGCAGGCATGGATTATCTCGATCAGGTAACCCTGACGCGTCACGACTCATGGTCAAAATTCGACCAATGGCGTAAGGAGGCGGGTTACCGGCTGGTCCTGTTCACCACCAAGAGTGCCAGCCCCTATCTTGATTATCAGTATCGGGCGACAGACATCCTGCTGTTCGGGCGCGAAACGGCAGGCGTGACCGATGAGGTGGCGGCCGCGGCCGACGCGAAGCTGGTGATCCCGATCAAGCCCAGTTTGCGCTCGCTCAATGTGGCGATGGCCGCCGCCATGGCACTAGGCGAGGCGCTGCGGCAAACCAACGCCGGAGTTAAGGAGACGCTGCGGTGA
- a CDS encoding VOC family protein, protein MPVQALGYVGFGSADLDGWRQFGTGLVGLQAVERSASLLAFRMDDRKQRIVIDRSLPEGARFFGWEVADAAALDALAARLEAAKVDVTAEPQTLADNRRVRGLISFRDPAGNRLEAFYDAEVDDTPFSPGRSISGFRTGPLGVGHAVLTVENIDTVMPFYVDVLGFGLSDYMQKPFRAYFFHVNARHHSLALIETGRNGMHHLMVELFSLDDVGQSYDVALNQAERVSVTLGRHTNDLMTSFYAKTPSSFMVECGWGGREIEPQTWQPLELKDGPSLWGHERVWLPPEDRDLAREMRMRAAAAGLRAPVQVMDGNYKLMTGTCAWWDGVSGKG, encoded by the coding sequence ATGCCCGTACAGGCCTTGGGATATGTCGGATTTGGATCGGCCGATCTCGACGGCTGGCGGCAGTTCGGAACCGGTCTGGTCGGCCTGCAGGCGGTGGAACGCAGCGCTTCGCTGCTCGCCTTCCGGATGGACGACCGCAAACAACGCATCGTGATCGACCGCTCGTTGCCGGAGGGCGCGCGCTTTTTCGGCTGGGAGGTTGCCGACGCGGCCGCATTGGACGCGCTTGCGGCGCGGCTGGAAGCGGCCAAGGTCGATGTCACGGCCGAACCGCAGACACTTGCCGATAACAGGCGTGTTCGCGGCCTGATTTCGTTTCGGGATCCGGCGGGCAATCGCCTCGAAGCGTTTTACGACGCCGAGGTCGACGACACGCCGTTCAGTCCCGGCCGTTCGATTTCGGGTTTCCGCACCGGCCCGCTCGGCGTCGGTCATGCCGTGCTGACGGTCGAGAATATCGACACGGTGATGCCGTTCTATGTCGATGTGCTCGGCTTCGGACTCAGCGACTACATGCAGAAGCCGTTTCGCGCCTATTTTTTTCACGTCAATGCGCGGCATCACAGCCTTGCCTTGATCGAGACCGGACGCAACGGCATGCATCATCTGATGGTCGAGCTGTTCTCGCTCGACGATGTCGGCCAGTCCTATGATGTCGCCTTGAACCAGGCCGAGCGGGTCAGCGTCACGCTTGGCCGTCACACCAACGATCTCATGACATCGTTTTACGCCAAGACGCCATCCTCGTTCATGGTCGAATGCGGCTGGGGCGGTCGCGAGATCGAGCCGCAGACATGGCAACCGCTCGAACTGAAGGATGGTCCGAGCCTGTGGGGACATGAGCGCGTGTGGCTGCCGCCGGAGGATCGTGATCTGGCGCGCGAGATGCGGATGCGTGCAGCCGCTGCCGGCCTCCGCGCTCCGGTTCAGGTGATGGACGGCAATTACAAGCTGATGACCGGGACGTGCGCGTGGTGGGACGGGGTTAGCGGCAAGGGCTGA
- the queE gene encoding 7-carboxy-7-deazaguanine synthase, whose protein sequence is MSYAVKEIFLTLQGEGAHAGRAAVFCRFSGCNLWSGREQDRATATCRFCDTDFVGTDGTLGGRYGSAAELADTIAGQWMGAEANRYVVLTGGEPLLQVDTALIDALHGHRFSIGIETNGTIEPPDGMDWICVSPKAGAELVVRRGHELKLIYPQADAAPEAFVDLAFERFSLQPMDGPDVIENTARAVDYCLRHPQWRLSLQTHKTLGIR, encoded by the coding sequence GTGAGTTACGCGGTCAAGGAAATCTTTCTGACCCTGCAGGGCGAAGGCGCCCATGCCGGCCGCGCCGCGGTGTTCTGCCGGTTCTCGGGCTGCAACCTCTGGAGCGGCCGCGAGCAGGATCGCGCCACCGCGACCTGCCGGTTTTGCGACACCGATTTTGTCGGGACCGACGGCACCCTCGGCGGCCGCTATGGTTCGGCCGCGGAACTTGCCGATACCATCGCCGGGCAATGGATGGGCGCCGAGGCCAACCGCTACGTGGTATTGACCGGCGGCGAGCCCCTGCTGCAAGTCGATACGGCTCTGATCGACGCGCTCCATGGACACCGCTTCAGCATCGGCATTGAGACCAACGGCACGATCGAGCCGCCCGACGGCATGGACTGGATCTGCGTTAGCCCAAAAGCCGGCGCGGAGCTCGTGGTCCGGCGGGGCCATGAACTCAAGCTGATTTATCCGCAGGCGGACGCGGCACCGGAGGCCTTTGTCGATCTGGCCTTTGAGCGCTTCTCGCTACAGCCGATGGACGGGCCCGACGTGATCGAGAACACCGCGCGCGCGGTTGATTATTGTCTGCGGCATCCGCAATGGCGGCTCAGCCTGC